Proteins encoded together in one Zonotrichia leucophrys gambelii isolate GWCS_2022_RI chromosome 1, RI_Zleu_2.0, whole genome shotgun sequence window:
- the LOC135452743 gene encoding cystatin-A-like → MMPGGLSDTKPATPEVQQLVNQVKPQFESRAGMNCGVFTAIVYKTQVVAGTMYFIKVQVSNSEYVHLKVFQSLPHENLGPSLVSFETGKTRDDPLNYF, encoded by the exons ATGATGCCTGGGGGCTTATCTGACACCAAGCCAGCTACTCCAGAAGTTCAGCAGCTTGTTAACCAG GTGAAGCCACAGTTTGAAAGCCGGGCAGGCATGAACTGTGGTGTCTTTACAGCCATAGTATATAAGACTCAAGTGGTTGCTGGGACAATGTACTTTATTAAG GTCCAAGTTTCCAATTCCGAATATGTCCACTTAAAGGTGTTTCAGAGTCTTCCTCATGAGAACCTGGGTCCCAGCCTTGTCAGCTTTGAGACTGGCAAAACCAGAGATGACCCTCTGAACTACTTCTAA
- the LOC135452750 gene encoding cystatin-B-like produces MLCGGASAARPATEETQRIAEQVKAQIEEKEGKTFDVFTAVEFKTQLVAGTNYFIKVNVGNEEFMHLRVFKSLPHENEQLSLHSYQGSKTKHDELAYF; encoded by the exons ATGTTGTGCGGGGGTGCCTCGGCGGCCCGGCCCGCCACCGAGGAGACGCAGCGGATCGCGGAGCAG GTAAAAGCTCagatagaagaaaaagaaggaaaaaccttTGATGTCTTCACTGCAGTGGAGTTTAAAACTCAGCTGGTTGCTGGAACAAACTACTTCATCAAG GTCAATGTTGGGAACGAGGAGTTCATGCACCTGAGGGTGTTCAAGAGCCTCCCCCACGAGAATGAGCAGCTGAGCCTCCACAGTTACCAGGGCAGCAAGACAAAGCACGATGAACTGGCTTATTTCTAG